The proteins below come from a single Cylindrospermopsis raciborskii Cr2010 genomic window:
- a CDS encoding transglycosylase domain-containing protein yields MSSQQPPRKPQTFLGQITQAVNTIQARVDFSKLALKPNAKVPELWVQNGEESQTYPLLGERYILGRSSRSCDIIVPNPVVSQVHLSLTRDSSQNNPVFTIKDENSTNGIYLGKRRVKSLKLRHGDIVTLGPPELAASVSLEYLDPPPAHIKFLTWGMYGISGITALFALAIVWEWTKFDVNPLPTATSGPVVIYARDAYTPLREPRNISHVDLKEIADFGPYIPGAVVASEDSRYYWHFGVDPLGILRAVFINTQSGNVQQGASTVTQQLARSLFRDYVGRQDSLGRKIREAIVSLKLETFYSKDEILLTYLNRVFLGADTSGFEDAAKYYFEKSAKELTLSEAATLVGILPAPNGFDFCGDGPRKLAAADYRNRVIRRMLDMGTINSTQANRARRSPVQFSPKVCERQAKTIAPYFYNYVFQELESILGAGAAREGNYIIETKLDPVIQAKAESALQNSVNKVGSNLRFSQGAIVTLDAKTGSILAMVGGKNYKESQFNRAIQAQRQPGSTFKVFAYAAAIEAGIPTYKSYSCNSFPWGGFTYRPCRSGGGSLDVATGFALSENPIALRLAREVGLNKVVEMAQRLGIKSSLESVPGLVLGQSVVNVLEMTGAFAAIGNRGVWNPPHAITRILDSSDCEDRNNLKTCREIYSFTQNPKANQTVLKKNVANTMTDMMQAVVARGTGRAASIGMGEEAGKTGTTDKNVDLWFIGFIPSRQLVTGIWLGNDNNSPTLGSSGQAAQLWGNYMRQIK; encoded by the coding sequence ATGAGTTCCCAACAACCACCCCGAAAACCCCAAACCTTTCTTGGTCAAATCACTCAAGCTGTAAATACCATTCAAGCTAGAGTAGACTTTTCTAAACTAGCTTTAAAACCCAATGCCAAAGTACCGGAACTGTGGGTGCAAAACGGGGAAGAAAGCCAAACCTATCCCCTATTGGGAGAACGTTACATTTTAGGTCGCAGTTCCAGATCCTGTGATATCATCGTTCCTAACCCAGTAGTTAGCCAGGTTCACCTTTCCCTCACTAGGGACTCAAGCCAAAACAACCCGGTCTTCACTATCAAAGACGAAAATTCCACTAACGGTATTTACTTAGGAAAACGCCGAGTCAAATCTCTCAAACTTAGACATGGTGATATTGTTACCCTGGGTCCACCAGAACTAGCTGCTTCAGTAAGTCTTGAGTATCTTGATCCACCCCCTGCTCATATTAAATTTCTTACTTGGGGAATGTATGGTATCAGTGGTATTACTGCCTTATTTGCCCTGGCCATCGTTTGGGAATGGACAAAATTTGACGTTAACCCCCTACCCACCGCAACCAGTGGACCAGTAGTAATTTATGCCCGGGATGCCTACACCCCATTGCGAGAACCCCGCAATATCTCTCACGTAGATCTTAAAGAAATAGCAGATTTCGGTCCTTACATACCCGGTGCAGTAGTCGCTTCGGAGGACAGTCGCTATTATTGGCACTTTGGAGTTGACCCCCTAGGAATTTTGCGGGCAGTATTCATTAACACACAGAGTGGAAATGTGCAACAAGGGGCTAGTACGGTTACCCAACAGCTTGCACGGAGTTTATTTCGTGATTATGTAGGTAGACAGGATTCTTTAGGAAGAAAAATTCGTGAAGCTATTGTCTCCTTAAAATTAGAAACCTTTTATAGCAAGGATGAGATCCTGCTTACCTATTTAAACCGAGTATTTTTAGGAGCTGACACTTCTGGTTTTGAAGATGCGGCTAAATATTACTTTGAAAAATCTGCCAAAGAATTAACCCTGTCAGAAGCAGCAACTTTAGTGGGAATATTACCTGCACCCAATGGGTTTGACTTTTGTGGAGATGGACCTAGGAAATTAGCAGCAGCAGATTATCGGAATCGGGTCATTCGACGCATGTTAGATATGGGTACGATTAATTCCACTCAAGCAAATCGAGCCAGAAGATCTCCTGTACAATTCAGTCCTAAAGTTTGTGAAAGACAAGCTAAAACTATTGCTCCCTATTTTTACAACTACGTTTTTCAAGAGTTAGAATCAATTTTGGGTGCAGGAGCAGCCAGAGAAGGTAACTACATCATTGAAACTAAATTAGACCCAGTAATTCAAGCTAAAGCTGAGTCAGCCTTGCAAAATTCGGTAAATAAGGTTGGCTCCAACTTGCGATTTTCCCAGGGAGCAATTGTGACCCTAGATGCCAAAACTGGGAGCATATTAGCCATGGTCGGGGGGAAAAATTACAAAGAAAGCCAATTTAACCGTGCTATACAAGCTCAAAGACAACCTGGATCTACTTTTAAAGTTTTTGCCTATGCTGCAGCTATAGAAGCAGGAATACCCACCTATAAGAGCTATTCTTGTAATTCTTTTCCCTGGGGAGGATTTACCTATAGACCTTGTCGCAGTGGGGGTGGTAGCTTAGATGTAGCTACCGGTTTTGCACTGTCAGAAAACCCTATTGCTCTAAGACTTGCACGGGAGGTAGGATTAAATAAGGTAGTAGAAATGGCCCAGAGGTTAGGGATAAAATCCTCCTTGGAATCAGTTCCCGGTTTAGTTCTGGGTCAAAGTGTAGTCAATGTTCTGGAAATGACCGGTGCGTTTGCAGCAATTGGCAATCGAGGAGTATGGAATCCTCCCCACGCTATTACCCGAATTCTAGATAGTAGTGATTGTGAAGATCGGAATAATTTAAAAACCTGTCGGGAGATTTATTCCTTTACTCAAAATCCCAAAGCTAATCAAACAGTGTTAAAAAAGAATGTAGCTAACACTATGACTGACATGATGCAAGCTGTGGTAGCTAGGGGCACTGGTCGTGCTGCTTCCATAGGAATGGGTGAGGAAGCAGGTAAAACTGGAACCACAGATAAAAATGTGGACTTGTGGTTTATTGGTTTTATTCCCAGTCGTCAATTGGTCACTGGTATTTGGCTGGGTAATGATAACAACTCTCCTACCCTTGGTAGTAGTGGTCAAGCAGCACAGTTATGGGGAAATTATATGCGACAAATTAAGTAG
- a CDS encoding DUF2499 domain-containing protein, with protein MNALSIPTWIIHISSVIEWVVAISLIWKYGELTQNHSWRGFALAMIPALISALSACTWHYFDNPQSLEWLVTLQATTTLIGNFTLWAAAVWVWRSTRASGVLNISNKE; from the coding sequence ATGAACGCTCTTTCAATTCCCACCTGGATTATCCATATTTCTAGTGTCATTGAATGGGTAGTTGCCATTTCCCTCATCTGGAAATATGGCGAACTGACCCAAAACCATAGTTGGAGGGGATTTGCCCTAGCTATGATACCCGCCTTAATTAGCGCCCTATCTGCTTGTACATGGCATTATTTCGATAATCCCCAGTCCTTAGAATGGTTAGTTACCCTCCAGGCTACTACCACGCTAATAGGTAATTTTACTCTTTGGGCAGCAGCAGTGTGGGTTTGGCGTTCTACTCGAGCCAGTGGAGTTCTTAACATCTCAAATAAGGAGTAG
- the lspA gene encoding signal peptidase II, with protein sequence MGLKNRLFWIAAVIAFALDQLTKLSVVKSFDLHQTLPLLPGVFHLTYVTNTGAAFSLFSGKVEWLRWLSLVVSLLLVAIALWGPLLSVWEQLGYGLILGGAIGNGIDRFILGYVVDFLDFRIFNFPVFNLADSFISIGIVCLLIGSQKKA encoded by the coding sequence ATGGGTTTAAAAAATCGCCTGTTTTGGATTGCTGCTGTAATAGCTTTTGCTCTGGACCAACTGACAAAGTTGTCCGTGGTTAAAAGCTTTGATTTACACCAAACCTTGCCCTTACTACCAGGAGTCTTTCATCTGACATACGTAACTAACACAGGTGCAGCTTTTAGTCTTTTTAGTGGTAAGGTTGAGTGGTTACGTTGGTTATCCCTAGTCGTAAGTTTACTTTTAGTGGCGATCGCTCTTTGGGGGCCATTATTAAGTGTATGGGAACAATTGGGTTATGGTTTAATTTTAGGGGGAGCTATAGGTAATGGTATTGATAGATTCATATTGGGCTATGTGGTAGATTTTCTGGACTTTCGTATATTCAACTTCCCGGTCTTCAATTTAGCAGACTCATTTATTAGTATAGGTATTGTTTGTCTACTAATTGGTTCCCAGAAAAAAGCCTAA
- a CDS encoding ABC transporter permease, which produces MKYWRETLAIAQRILTELLRRRRSLIFWTIFPVSILILNGFVLSERGELAMEVALEKAAPSSLVGAALFFSCLGGTVATVVAEREQQTLKRLFISPLSGTSYFLGIFLAHSCIGIGQTLLVYIVAGFWGATFQGSILLGIVIIFLSIIAYVGLGFVLGTQLARRTEDVNALVATFGVPLLILGGTFFPSSLFPKTLLDIAKYNPIYHMNEALLGVSANGEKFSDVSLHLRFLLFFATLTLVCGWISYKRMLMVEKRL; this is translated from the coding sequence ATGAAATATTGGCGTGAAACCCTGGCTATAGCTCAGCGTATCTTAACGGAACTACTACGACGCAGACGAAGTCTAATTTTTTGGACTATTTTCCCAGTTTCTATTTTGATACTTAATGGCTTTGTTTTGTCAGAACGGGGAGAACTAGCCATGGAGGTAGCCTTAGAAAAAGCTGCACCTTCGAGTTTAGTGGGTGCGGCACTATTTTTTAGTTGTTTGGGTGGAACTGTTGCAACAGTTGTTGCGGAGAGAGAACAACAAACTCTAAAACGATTATTTATTTCACCTTTAAGTGGCACATCTTATTTTCTGGGAATTTTTTTAGCCCATAGCTGTATAGGAATTGGACAAACTCTGCTAGTATATATAGTTGCTGGGTTCTGGGGTGCAACCTTTCAAGGTTCAATATTATTAGGAATAGTCATTATTTTCTTGAGCATTATTGCATACGTGGGTCTGGGATTTGTCCTCGGGACACAACTAGCTCGTCGTACGGAAGACGTTAATGCTTTGGTAGCTACTTTTGGCGTACCCCTGTTAATTTTGGGGGGGACATTTTTTCCAAGTTCCCTATTTCCTAAAACTCTATTAGATATTGCTAAGTATAATCCTATTTACCACATGAATGAAGCTCTTTTAGGTGTTTCCGCTAATGGAGAAAAATTTAGCGATGTGAGCTTACACTTGCGCTTTTTGTTATTTTTTGCTACACTTACTCTCGTTTGTGGTTGGATATCTTATAAACGGATGTTGATGGTAGAAAAAAGACTTTAA
- a CDS encoding TRC40/GET3/ArsA family transport-energizing ATPase, translated as MRVILMTGKGGVGKTSVAAATGLRCAELGYKTLVLSTDPAHSLADSFDLELGHDAKQVRPNLWGAELDALQELEGNWGAVKRYITQVLQARGLEGIQAEELAILPGMDEIFGLVRMKRHYDEGVFDVLIIDSAPTGTALRLLSLPEVGGWYMRRFYKPFQNISVALRPLVEPIFKPIAGFSLPDKEVMDAPYEFYEQIEALEKVLTDNTQTSVRLVTNPEKMVIKESLRAHAYLSLYNVATDLVVANRIIPEEVADPFFLRWKQNQEQYRREIHDNFLPLPVKEVPLFSEEMCGLAALERLKDTLYPGEDPTQVYYRETTIRVVQENNQYSLELYLPTIPKSQIQLSKSGDELNITIGNHRRNLVLPQALAALQPAGAKMEGDYLKIRFANNVRV; from the coding sequence ATGCGCGTAATTTTAATGACTGGTAAAGGTGGAGTAGGTAAAACTTCCGTCGCCGCTGCAACTGGATTGCGTTGTGCAGAGCTAGGTTATAAAACATTAGTTTTAAGTACAGATCCAGCTCATTCCTTAGCAGACAGTTTTGATTTAGAGTTAGGTCACGATGCAAAACAAGTGCGTCCCAACTTATGGGGTGCGGAACTGGATGCTTTGCAAGAACTAGAGGGTAATTGGGGAGCAGTGAAACGTTATATTACCCAGGTGTTACAAGCTAGGGGTTTAGAAGGGATCCAAGCAGAAGAGCTGGCAATCTTACCGGGGATGGATGAAATTTTCGGTTTGGTGAGAATGAAACGTCACTACGATGAAGGGGTATTTGATGTTTTAATTATAGACTCTGCTCCTACTGGTACAGCTTTAAGACTATTAAGTTTACCAGAAGTTGGTGGTTGGTATATGAGGCGGTTTTATAAACCTTTTCAAAACATATCAGTAGCCCTGAGACCATTAGTAGAGCCTATTTTTAAACCCATAGCGGGATTTTCTTTACCAGATAAGGAGGTAATGGATGCACCATATGAGTTTTATGAGCAAATAGAAGCCTTAGAAAAAGTTTTAACTGATAACACTCAAACCTCGGTTAGACTAGTGACTAATCCAGAAAAAATGGTAATTAAAGAATCATTACGAGCTCATGCTTACTTGAGTTTATATAATGTAGCTACAGATTTAGTCGTGGCCAATAGAATTATTCCGGAGGAGGTTGCGGATCCATTTTTCCTAAGATGGAAACAAAATCAAGAACAATATCGACGAGAAATTCATGACAACTTTCTCCCGTTACCAGTGAAGGAAGTCCCCTTATTTTCCGAGGAGATGTGTGGTCTAGCTGCATTAGAGAGATTGAAGGATACTTTGTATCCGGGTGAAGATCCCACCCAGGTTTATTATCGAGAGACGACCATTAGAGTGGTGCAAGAAAACAACCAATACAGCTTGGAGCTTTATTTACCGACTATTCCTAAAAGTCAGATCCAATTAAGTAAAAGTGGAGATGAATTAAATATTACTATTGGTAATCACCGACGTAATTTAGTTTTACCCCAAGCTTTAGCTGCTCTTCAACCTGCGGGAGCAAAAATGGAGGGTGACTACCTAAAAATTCGCTTTGCTAACAATGTGAGAGTTTAG
- a CDS encoding DUF3593 domain-containing protein: protein MISKETLFALSLFPYLGFLWFISRSPQMPRLALYGFYGTLVFVGVTIPAGIYAKIAYQEALANIDWLHGSAELFLTLANILIVLGFSQAVQNLETKGK, encoded by the coding sequence ATGATCTCAAAAGAAACTCTATTTGCTCTCTCCTTGTTCCCCTATTTGGGTTTCTTGTGGTTTATCAGTCGCAGTCCACAAATGCCACGTTTAGCACTCTATGGATTCTATGGCACTTTAGTATTTGTTGGCGTTACCATTCCAGCTGGTATTTACGCCAAGATTGCCTACCAAGAAGCTCTAGCAAATATAGACTGGCTTCATGGCAGTGCTGAGTTATTCTTAACTCTTGCTAATATTTTAATTGTCTTGGGTTTTAGTCAAGCTGTACAAAATCTAGAAACTAAAGGTAAATAA
- the csaB gene encoding polysaccharide pyruvyl transferase CsaB, whose amino-acid sequence MRVLLSGYYGKGNGGDEALLATLLQMLPPHITPVVLSGSPQLTTTHYGVESHDRMAFIPLIRALRSCQGFIWGGGSLMQDATSSINPLYYGGLMALAQFMGLKTIAWGQGIGPLSLPQNRWLAQRNFAGCLGVSVRDRSSAGLLSGWHIPHILAPDPVWGLASESVPELAGLPKPRIAVTLRKHPQLTQDRLANLIRGLVDLQKHTQAFILILPFQKTEDLEIAQQIHSQLPNNSQVFCLDKPQILKGAFRGVNMVIGMRLHSLIMAASEGCRCFALSYDPKINRLMEDLPIPGWNLPDLPDDPNLIAKTWLDFYHNTESLSRDKLQSLLDGSLLHRDLLYRVFN is encoded by the coding sequence ATGCGTGTTTTACTTTCTGGTTATTATGGCAAGGGTAATGGTGGTGATGAAGCTCTCTTGGCTACTCTTTTACAAATGCTACCACCTCACATCACTCCCGTAGTTCTGTCCGGTAGTCCCCAACTAACCACTACACATTATGGGGTAGAAAGTCATGACCGGATGGCATTTATCCCCTTGATTCGAGCTTTACGCTCTTGTCAAGGATTTATATGGGGTGGAGGTAGTTTAATGCAGGATGCAACCAGTAGTATTAATCCCTTGTATTATGGGGGATTAATGGCTTTGGCCCAATTTATGGGTCTAAAAACCATAGCCTGGGGCCAGGGTATAGGTCCCCTATCCCTACCACAAAACCGTTGGTTGGCTCAAAGAAATTTTGCCGGTTGTTTGGGTGTGAGTGTGCGCGATCGCTCAAGTGCTGGGTTATTATCAGGTTGGCACATACCACATATCCTAGCACCTGATCCAGTGTGGGGTTTAGCATCTGAGTCAGTACCAGAATTAGCGGGTCTACCAAAACCACGAATTGCAGTTACCTTGAGAAAACATCCCCAGTTGACACAGGATAGATTAGCAAATCTAATCCGTGGATTGGTTGATTTGCAAAAACACACCCAAGCATTTATCCTAATTCTACCATTTCAAAAAACCGAAGATTTAGAAATTGCCCAACAAATTCACTCTCAATTACCAAATAATAGCCAGGTTTTTTGTTTAGATAAACCACAAATTTTAAAAGGCGCATTTAGAGGTGTGAATATGGTAATAGGAATGCGTCTACATAGTTTAATTATGGCTGCTAGTGAAGGGTGTCGTTGTTTTGCTTTAAGTTATGATCCTAAAATCAACAGGTTGATGGAAGATTTACCCATACCAGGTTGGAATCTTCCAGATTTACCCGATGATCCTAATTTAATTGCCAAAACTTGGTTGGATTTCTATCACAATACCGAGTCTTTGTCAAGAGATAAATTACAGTCTCTGTTGGATGGTTCCCTGTTACACCGCGACTTGTTGTACCGAGTATTTAATTAG
- a CDS encoding vWA domain-containing protein, producing MMSDRDYTLIIDKSGSMSTPDQRGGKTRWEIAQESTIALARKCEQFDPDGITVYVFSGRFKRYENVTAAKVAQIFQENDPVGTTNLAGVLLDATNQYFQRKASGQAKPNGETILVITDGEPDDRKAVFEVVINASRKIDKDEELAISLIQVGTDAQATKFLKALDDQLQSVGAKFDICDTVTLDDLEEMSLTEVLMNAITD from the coding sequence ATGATGAGCGATCGCGACTATACACTAATCATTGATAAAAGTGGGAGCATGTCAACTCCGGATCAACGGGGTGGAAAAACCAGATGGGAAATAGCTCAAGAATCTACCATAGCCCTAGCCAGAAAGTGTGAGCAATTTGACCCAGATGGTATTACTGTTTATGTATTTTCCGGTAGATTTAAACGATACGAAAATGTGACAGCAGCAAAGGTTGCCCAGATATTTCAAGAAAATGATCCTGTTGGTACAACCAATTTAGCTGGAGTGCTTTTAGATGCTACTAATCAATATTTTCAACGTAAAGCATCTGGTCAAGCCAAACCAAATGGTGAAACCATTCTAGTGATTACTGATGGCGAACCGGATGATCGGAAAGCGGTTTTTGAAGTAGTTATTAACGCCTCTCGCAAAATAGATAAAGATGAGGAATTAGCAATTTCTCTAATTCAAGTAGGTACAGATGCGCAAGCTACAAAATTTCTCAAAGCTCTCGATGACCAGTTACAAAGTGTAGGAGCTAAATTTGATATTTGCGATACTGTGACTTTAGATGACTTGGAAGAGATGAGTTTAACAGAAGTTTTAATGAATGCAATTACTGATTAG
- a CDS encoding DUF2358 domain-containing protein — translation MTNIIETLKADYQRFPLEQTYSIYALDVYFQDPVFKFRGLELYKWMIKFIHIFFTNLRMDLHHIEQDKNMIKTEWTLSWNASLPWKPRISISGWTQLGLNNQGLISSHIDYWHCSRLDVLKQHLFSVKKG, via the coding sequence ATGACGAATATTATCGAAACCCTAAAAGCAGATTACCAAAGATTTCCCCTTGAGCAGACTTACAGCATTTATGCACTAGATGTTTACTTTCAAGATCCAGTTTTTAAATTTCGTGGTTTAGAACTTTACAAGTGGATGATTAAATTTATTCACATATTTTTCACTAACTTACGGATGGATTTGCACCACATCGAACAAGACAAAAATATGATTAAGACCGAATGGACATTAAGCTGGAATGCATCCCTACCCTGGAAACCGAGAATTTCCATCTCTGGATGGACCCAATTAGGTCTTAATAATCAAGGATTGATTAGTTCCCATATAGATTATTGGCACTGTTCACGTTTAGATGTACTAAAACAACACCTATTTTCCGTAAAGAAAGGATAA
- a CDS encoding ATP-binding protein, producing MPKQFNTAGPCKANIHYMLSPTGRLPQLKTLIDGENYFIIHAPRQVGKTTAMIALAQELTDSGEYTAVMLSVEVGSVFPDEPERAERAILGSWQDGIDIWLPEDLHPPFDPERRETIGAFLKSWAKSSPRPLVVFIDEIDSLQNQTLISVLRQLRDGFPRRPQGFPHSVGLIGMRDVRDYKVKSGGSERFNTSSPFNIKAESLTLSNFTFTDVQNLYEQHTTATGQVFTLGAVQQAYYLTDGQPWLVNALARQATQVLVQDVNEPITAEVINQAKEILIQRQDTHLDSLAERLREERVKAIIEPILAGEDLPDVPPDDIRYVLDLGLCRDQGQGLEIANPIYKEVLPLVLSYTTRVSIGAIEPLWLNEQGELLPDKLLHAFLEFWRQHGEPLLRSAPYHEIAPHLVLMAFLHRVVNGGGTLEREYAIGSGRMDICLRYGKVVMGMELKVWRERKSDPLIKGLTQLDKYLDGLGLDTGWLVIFDRRPGLPPMGERISTEEVLSPTGRTITLIRS from the coding sequence ATGCCTAAACAATTCAACACTGCTGGCCCTTGCAAAGCTAATATCCACTATATGCTCTCTCCCACAGGACGACTACCTCAGTTGAAAACATTAATTGATGGAGAAAATTACTTTATCATTCATGCACCGCGACAAGTAGGCAAAACCACTGCTATGATAGCTTTAGCTCAAGAATTAACTGATAGTGGGGAGTATACAGCAGTGATGCTCTCCGTGGAAGTGGGGTCGGTTTTTCCTGATGAACCAGAACGTGCTGAAAGGGCTATTTTGGGTTCTTGGCAAGATGGGATTGATATTTGGCTTCCGGAAGACCTCCATCCCCCTTTTGACCCAGAGCGCAGGGAGACTATTGGTGCTTTCCTGAAAAGTTGGGCAAAAAGCTCTCCTCGTCCCCTAGTAGTCTTCATTGACGAAATTGACTCATTACAAAATCAAACCTTGATTTCAGTATTGCGACAGTTACGGGATGGTTTTCCCCGTCGTCCCCAGGGTTTCCCCCATTCGGTGGGCTTAATTGGCATGCGGGATGTGCGGGACTATAAGGTTAAATCCGGTGGAAGTGAACGATTCAATACGTCTAGTCCGTTTAATATCAAGGCTGAATCCCTAACTTTAAGTAATTTTACTTTTACAGATGTCCAAAATCTATATGAACAACATACAACAGCTACGGGACAGGTGTTTACCCTGGGAGCAGTTCAACAGGCATATTATTTAACCGATGGACAACCATGGTTAGTCAACGCCCTAGCTCGTCAAGCTACCCAGGTGTTAGTCCAGGATGTGAATGAACCCATTACTGCTGAGGTGATTAACCAAGCCAAAGAAATTCTCATCCAGCGTCAGGATACCCATTTAGATAGTTTAGCAGAAAGATTACGGGAAGAGCGGGTCAAAGCTATTATTGAACCAATTTTAGCAGGTGAGGACTTACCCGACGTACCACCGGATGATATTCGTTACGTGCTGGATTTAGGTCTGTGTCGAGATCAAGGACAAGGACTGGAAATTGCCAATCCAATTTATAAAGAAGTTCTACCTTTAGTACTAAGTTATACAACTAGGGTTTCTATTGGAGCAATTGAACCTCTGTGGCTAAATGAACAAGGGGAACTATTACCTGATAAATTATTACATGCTTTTCTGGAATTTTGGCGACAACACGGGGAACCATTACTCAGAAGTGCGCCCTACCATGAGATTGCTCCCCATTTGGTATTAATGGCATTTTTACACCGGGTGGTAAATGGTGGTGGTACGTTAGAACGGGAATATGCCATTGGTTCTGGGAGAATGGATATTTGTTTACGATATGGCAAGGTGGTGATGGGTATGGAACTCAAGGTGTGGCGTGAAAGAAAGTCAGATCCGTTAATCAAGGGTTTGACCCAACTGGATAAATATCTGGATGGGTTAGGATTAGATACAGGTTGGTTAGTGATTTTCGATCGCCGTCCTGGTTTACCACCCATGGGGGAGAGGATTAGTACGGAGGAGGTTCTTAGTCCCACTGGGCGCACTATTACCCTAATTCGCAGTTAG
- a CDS encoding ABC transporter ATP-binding protein — protein MLKIKNLNKSYKNRKVLQNLTFAIQPGEVYGLLGANGAGKTTTINIICNLLKADSGHVTVNHQPISGSTKKLIGIAPQENILYKTLSCAENLRFFAEIYGLDSKTKQKQVVTTLKSVNLLDRADSPVETLSGGMQRRLNIAVALVHQPQLLILDEPTTGLDIEARYEIWELIRNLKNQGMTILLTTHLLDEAERLCSRIGVLKNGQILAEGSLAELKTRVPGKEIVLVQTKEESTAISVGRENGFIVRRYGSDLAFLLPEPIELKELLTKFDGIEIDSISRQSLRLEHIYVEITQADLSL, from the coding sequence ATGCTTAAAATTAAAAATTTAAACAAGTCCTACAAAAACCGCAAAGTTCTACAAAATTTAACATTTGCCATCCAACCGGGAGAAGTTTATGGTTTACTGGGTGCTAACGGAGCAGGTAAAACAACTACTATTAATATTATTTGTAATCTTCTTAAAGCAGATAGTGGTCATGTCACAGTAAATCATCAGCCAATTTCTGGTTCTACAAAAAAACTCATTGGTATTGCTCCCCAGGAAAATATTCTATATAAAACCCTCTCCTGTGCGGAAAATCTGAGATTTTTTGCTGAGATTTATGGTTTAGACTCCAAAACCAAACAAAAACAAGTAGTGACTACCTTAAAATCCGTAAACTTGTTAGATAGAGCAGATAGTCCTGTAGAAACTCTCAGTGGAGGTATGCAAAGGCGTTTAAACATTGCTGTGGCTTTAGTACATCAACCTCAATTATTGATTCTTGATGAACCAACCACAGGACTAGATATTGAAGCTAGATATGAAATTTGGGAATTAATTCGCAATTTAAAAAATCAAGGTATGACCATACTGCTAACCACTCACCTACTAGATGAAGCTGAAAGACTTTGTAGTCGGATTGGAGTTTTAAAAAATGGTCAGATATTAGCTGAGGGAAGTTTAGCAGAATTAAAAACCCGGGTTCCGGGGAAGGAAATTGTTTTGGTGCAAACCAAAGAAGAAAGTACAGCTATATCAGTAGGTCGGGAAAATGGTTTTATTGTTCGACGGTATGGGAGTGATTTAGCCTTTTTACTACCAGAACCAATAGAACTAAAAGAATTATTGACTAAATTTGATGGTATAGAGATTGACTCTATTTCCCGCCAATCCCTGCGTTTAGAACATATTTATGTAGAAATTACCCAAGCGGATTTGAGTTTGTAG
- a CDS encoding biotin transporter BioY has translation MFAASHQLLWSMIGLLLTIGGTFLEAYGTSLPWSWSQQGIKTFPLGTSYQIAAVLFVGCLGGKSAGALSQIAYLVMGLTLLPVFTQGGGIAYLKLSQFGYLLGFIPGAWICGHFAFKARPRLESLGFSCLCGLLTIHICGICYLVTSYLFSWGDNQNLSLMEGILKYSWFSLPGQLAVLCAVTVIAYLLRHIMFY, from the coding sequence ATGTTTGCTGCTTCCCATCAATTATTATGGTCTATGATTGGCTTGCTGTTGACCATTGGCGGCACCTTTTTAGAAGCATACGGTACCAGCTTACCCTGGAGCTGGAGTCAACAGGGAATTAAAACCTTCCCTCTAGGTACTAGCTATCAAATTGCTGCTGTACTGTTTGTTGGTTGTTTAGGGGGTAAAAGTGCTGGTGCCCTTTCCCAAATTGCTTATTTAGTGATGGGCTTGACCTTATTACCGGTATTTACTCAAGGAGGAGGCATAGCATATCTTAAGCTTTCCCAATTTGGTTACTTACTGGGGTTTATTCCAGGAGCATGGATTTGTGGACATTTTGCCTTTAAAGCCAGACCCCGATTAGAAAGCTTAGGTTTTAGTTGTCTGTGCGGATTGTTAACTATTCACATTTGCGGTATTTGTTATTTGGTAACCAGTTATCTTTTCTCCTGGGGGGACAATCAAAATTTGTCCTTAATGGAGGGTATTCTTAAATATTCCTGGTTTTCCCTCCCTGGACAATTGGCCGTGCTTTGTGCTGTTACTGTCATAGCTTACCTCCTACGACACATTATGTTTTATTAA